The following are encoded in a window of Palaemon carinicauda isolate YSFRI2023 unplaced genomic scaffold, ASM3689809v2 scaffold32, whole genome shotgun sequence genomic DNA:
- the LOC137636534 gene encoding uncharacterized protein, with translation MDFLIRKESENLADDQDMIELKDHLNSEEDEAKDDYDEENGTGKAEDELILKADSDIDEIQEDDTNGSTGREASVETRETPQTKRDTEFTSENFEIEISGCLDIMRWGN, from the exons AAAACTTGGCCGATGACCAAGACATGATTGAGCTCAAGGATCACCTGAACAGCGAGGAGGATGAGGCGAAGGACGACTACGACGAGGAAAACGGCACCGGCAAGGCCGAGGACGAGCTGATCCTCAAGGCGGACAGCGACATCGATGAGATACAGGAAGATGACACGAACGGCTCCACTGGAAGGGAAGCGTCTGTGGAGACCAGGGAAACGCCACAGACGAAGCGAGACACGGAGTTCACGTCCGAGAATTTTGAGATAGAAATTAGTGGCTGCCTCGATATTATGCGATGGGG CAACTGA